A single window of Nicotiana tomentosiformis chromosome 1, ASM39032v3, whole genome shotgun sequence DNA harbors:
- the LOC104085145 gene encoding YTH domain-containing protein ECT2-like translates to MAAVAPSADQAADLLQKLSLDSQNKSLEIAEPKKKPVDSKDVGNGQIQPVDRSVTPLLPDFMDPTLCYVPNGYPSYYYGYDGSGNEWEDYTRYVNPEGVEMTGAYGDNGSFMYQHGYGYAPYSPYSPATSPVPTVGHDGQLYGAQHYHYPYFQPLPPTSTPYTTPVAPPKGEIATSAAADQAPLSVDSANGNSNGVANGGVKGNTAPTPVRPAFQNSSLNANGSFGRGGALPGGVASGYQDPRFGFDGVMSPIPWLDGSMFTDGLARPVASNPITPSFSNGGAVPSSKNQNVHPHLMGLHHPRPSSGMNTTNGYMNTLYPNKFYGRYGNTFSSGMGFGSNRYDSRATGRGWTPVDNRFKPRGRGNSFYGYGNENMDGLNELNRGPRGKGSKNQKGFTPVALAVKGQNIPLTVTSDAEKDKPSLIPDKEQYNRPDFPVTYTDAKFFIIKSYSEDDVHKSIKYNVWASTPNGNKKLDAAYQEAQQKSGGCPIFLFFSVNTSGQFVGVAEMVGPVDFNKSVEYWQQDKWIGCFPVKWHIVKDVPNSLLKHITLENNENKPVTNSRDTQEVKMEQGLQVIEIFKDHISKQCILDDFEFYEDRQKRIQEKKAKQQLFQKQSHLWEGKATEEKNKDNSNGELKSQKLSEVSAVLSKESSPAAQSNGEVKLVENGSITKLGDDVKVAKLVTVSDKKPVAKGIANGAVN, encoded by the exons ATGGCAGCTGTTGCTCCTTCTGCTGATC AAGCTGCAGATTTGCTGCAGAAGTTGTCATTGGATTCTCAAAATAAGTCACTTGAAATTGCAGAGCCAAAGAAAAAG CCTGTGGACTCCAAAGACGTGGGAAATGGTCAGATCCAGCCAGTGGATCGGTCAGTTACCCCTCTTTTGCCGGACTTCATGGATCCAACTTTGTGCTATGTTCCTAATGGATATCCCTCATACTATTATG GGTATGATGGTTCTGGTAATGAATGGGAGGACTATACAAGATATGTGAACCCAGAGGGAGTTGAGATGACT GGAGCTTATGGGGACAACGGGTCATTTATGTATCAGCATGGCTATGGTTATGCACCCTATAGTCCATATTCACCTGCTACTTCCCCTGTCCCGACTGTGGGGCATGACGGCCAGCTTTATGGAGCACAACACTACCACTATCCATATTTCCAGCCCCTCCCTCCAACCAGTACTCCATACACTACTCCAGTTGCCCCGCCAAAAGGTGAGATCGCCACCTCTGCTGCTGCTGACCAAGCACCATTGTCTGTGGATTCTGCTAATGGAAATTCTAATGGCGTTGCAAATGGTGGTGTAAAGGGAAATACCGCGCCTACGCCTGTGAGGCCTGCATTCCAGAATTCATCCTTAAATGCTAATGGCTCTTTTGGACGGGGTGGTGCCTTGCCTGGAGGAGTTGCTTCGGGCTATCAGGATCCTAGATTTGGTTTTGATGGTGTAATGTCTCCAATTCCATGGTTAGATGGGTCAATGTTTACTGACGGGCTCGCTAGGCCAGTGGCGAGCAATCCTATTACGCCTTCATTTTCAAACGGCGGTGCTGTTCCATCATCAAAAAATCAGAATGTTCATCCACATCTAATG GGCTTGCACCACCCTAGGCCCTCGTCTGGCATGAATACAACTAATGGGTATATGAATACGTTGTATCCCAATAAATTTTATGGGCGGTATGGGAACACATTCAGTTCTGGCATGGGCTTTGGATCTAACAGGTATGATTCTCGCGCTACAGGTCGTGGGTGGACACCGGTTGACAACAGGTTTAAACCCAGGGGTAGAGGAAATAGTTTCTATGGCTATGGTAACGAGAACATGGATGGTTTAAATGAGCTCAACAGGGGACCAAGAGGTAAAGGTTCCAAGAATCAGAAGGGTTTTACACCAGTTGCTTTGGCAGTCAAGGGGCAGAACATCCCCCTAACCGTAACCAGTGATGCCGAGAAAGATAAACCAAGCCTGATTCCTGACAAAGAACAGTACAACCGTCCAGATTTTCCTGTGACATATACTGATGCCAAGTTTTTTATCATCAAGTCTTACAGTGAAGATGATGTGCACAAAAGCATCAAATATAATGTGTGGGCTAGCACACCAAATGGTAACAAGAAGCTTGATGCTGCATATCAGGAGGCTCAACAAAAGTCTGGAGGCTGTCctatctttcttttcttctcG GTAAATACAAGTGGTCAGTTTGTTGGTGTTGCGGAGATGGTAGGACCAGTTGATTTCAACAAGAGTGTGGAGTATTGGCAGCAAGACAAGTGGATCGGCTGCTTTCCTGTAAAGTGGCACATTGTGAAGGATGTACCAAACAGCTTGTTGAAACACATCACGCTGGAGAACAACGAGAACAAGCCTGTTACCAACAGTAGAGATACTCAGGAG GTTAAAATGGAGCAGGGCTTGCAGGTGATAGAGATATTTAAAGATCATATTAGCAAACAGTGCAtccttgatgattttgagttctaTGAGGATCGTCAAAAGAGAATCCAGGAAAAGAAGGCCAAGCAGCAGCTTTTCCAGAAGCAG TCGCACTTGTGGGAAGGCAAAGCCACTGAAGAGAAGAATAAAGACAATTCAAACGGCGAACTTAAATCCCAGAAACTTTCAGAAGTTTCTGCTGTTTTGAGCAAGGAAAGTTCACCAGCCGCTCAGTCTAATGGAGAGGTCAAGCTTGTGGAAAATGGATCAATTACAAAATTAGGAGACGATGTGAAGGTTGCTAAACTAGTCACTGTATCCGACAAGAAACCTGTAGCTAAGGGGATAGCAAATGGGGCTGTTAATTGA